One segment of Passer domesticus isolate bPasDom1 chromosome 24, bPasDom1.hap1, whole genome shotgun sequence DNA contains the following:
- the MATN1 gene encoding cartilage matrix protein encodes MARICCVLLLSLLLLLHSPGACGAPPQPRGTLCRTKPTDLVFIIDSSRSVRPHEFEKIKVFVSRVIEALDVGPNATRVGIINYASAVRSELSLQGPQSKAALLQAVRRIQPLSTGTMTGLAIQFAISRAFSAAEGGRGSAPNFKKVAIVVTDGRPQDGVQDVSARARAAGIEIFAIGVGRVDMGTLRQMASEPLDEHVDYVESYSVIEKLTHKFQEAFCVVSDLCATGDHDCEQVCVSTPAAYRCACRDGFSLNSDGKTCTACNGGLGSALDLVFLIDGSKSVRPENFELVKKFINQIVDSLEVSDKQAQVGLVQYSSSVRQEFPLGQFKSKKDIKAAVKKMSYMEKGTMTGQALKYLVDSSFSVINGARPGVPKVGIVFTDGRSQDYISDAAKKAKDSGFRMFAVGVGNAVEDELREIASEPVAEHYFYTADFRTISKIGKKLQMKICVEEDPCECKSIVKFQTKVEELINSLQQKLEAVAKRIEALENKII; translated from the exons gcaccCTGTGCAGGACCAAGCCCACGGACCTGGTGTTCATCATCGACAGCTCGCGCAGCGTGCGGCCGCACGAGTTCGAGAAGATCAAGGTGTTCGTGTCGCGCGTGATCGAGGCGCTGGACGTGGGCCCCAACGCCACCCGCGTGGGCATCATCAACTACGCCAGCGCTGTGCGGAGcgagctgtccctgcagggcccccAGAGCAAGGCGGCGCTGCTGCAGGCCGTGCGCAGGATCCAGCCCCTCTCCACGGGCACCATGACGGGCCTGGCCATCCAGTTCGCCATCAGCCGCGCCTTCAGCGCCGCCGAGGGTGGCAGGGGCAGCGCGCCCAACTTCAAAAAG GTGGCCATCGTGGTGACCGACGGCCGGCCCCAGGACGGGGTGCAGGACGTGTCTGCCCGGGCCAGGGCCGCAGGCATCGAGATCTTCGCCATCGGCGTGGGCAGGGTGGACATGGGCACGCTGAGGCAGATGGCCAGCGAGCCCCTGGACGAGCACGTGGACTACGTGGAGAGCTACAGCGTCATCGAGAAGCTGACCCACAAGTTCCAGGAGGCTTTCTGTG TGGTGTCTGACCTGTGTGCCACGGGGGACCACGACTGCGAGCAGGTGTGTGTCAGCACCCCGGCGGCCTAcaggtgtgcctgcagggacGGCTTCAGCCTCAACAGCGATGGCAAGACCTGCACTG CTTGCAATGGTGGCTTGGGGTCTGCTCTGGATCTTGTGTTCCTCATTGATGGCTCCAAGAGTGTGAGGCCTGAGAACTTCGAGCTGGTGAAGAAATTCATCAACCAAATCGTGGATTCGCTGGAGGTGTCGGACAAACAGGCCCAGGTCGGGCTGGTGCAGTACTCCAGCTCTGTCCGGCAGGAGTTCCCCCTGGGGCAGTTCAAGAGCAAGAAGGACATCAAAGCAGCAGTGAAGAAAATGTCCTACATGGAGAAGGGGACCATGACAGGCCAGGCTCTGAAGTACCTCGTTGACAGCTCCTTCTCCGTCATCAACGGAGCCCGGCCCGGGGTCCCCAAGGTGGGGATTGTGTTCACTGATGGGCGCTCACAGGATTATATCTCAGATGCTGCCAAGAAAGCCAAGGACTCAG GATTTCGGATGTTTGCCGTGGGAGTGGGCAACGCCGTGGAGGACGAGCTGAGGGAGATCGCCTCAGAACCCGTGGCTGAGCATTATTTCTACACTGCCGACTTCAGGACCATCAGCAAGATTGGGAAGAAACTGCAGATGAAGATCTGTGTTG AGGAAGATCCATGTGAGTGCAAATCCATCGTGAAGTTCCAGACCAAAGTAGAAGAGCTCATCAATTCCTTGCAGCAGAAAC TGGAAGCTGTGGCCAAAAGAATCGAAGCCCTGGAGAACAAGATCATCTAA